A genomic region of Streptomyces rimosus contains the following coding sequences:
- a CDS encoding cytochrome P450 — MRTYGTERSDRVTVFTPRLGRLLSEHRGADVFRLEADTVGVAGPGLIDAVLRSRPANAAERPTFKPLQGRPISRPESSAVMRAVSLDVRAALEKPDGKGGPAADLSGEWPRVAHLYLRDLVFGSDPMRLRVLVDRKLEWTPKLTWTVIAAGAALPGCPGAGAPVSRLAGLAAAAAGYGDRRYAMGLYRRAAAPVCFTVSTLVANALWLGSPFEDHIPNRHILYESMRLLPPSWNLLRVASPEFAALDDRIGAGDDVLLLPLLSHRDPRLWDAPDAFRPERWAALDADDQPGYLPFGHANERCWGRHMVMPLAERLLDLVREQGLAVSPEQKSAEVPLAGLLGVSRVSVVRR, encoded by the coding sequence ATGCGTACGTACGGTACGGAACGGAGCGACCGGGTCACGGTCTTCACGCCGCGGCTCGGCCGGCTCCTCAGTGAGCACCGCGGCGCGGACGTCTTCCGGCTGGAGGCCGACACGGTCGGCGTCGCCGGACCCGGGCTGATCGACGCCGTGCTGCGCAGCAGACCGGCCAACGCGGCCGAACGGCCCACTTTCAAACCCCTACAGGGCCGGCCCATCAGCCGCCCCGAATCCTCCGCGGTCATGCGGGCCGTTTCCCTGGACGTGCGCGCGGCACTGGAAAAGCCCGACGGGAAAGGCGGCCCGGCGGCCGATCTGTCGGGGGAATGGCCGCGGGTGGCACACCTTTATCTGCGGGACCTGGTTTTCGGGTCCGATCCGATGCGGCTGCGCGTACTCGTGGACCGCAAGCTGGAATGGACGCCCAAACTGACGTGGACCGTGATCGCGGCGGGCGCGGCGCTGCCGGGCTGCCCGGGGGCCGGTGCGCCGGTGTCCCGGCTGGCGGGTCTCGCCGCCGCCGCGGCCGGTTACGGGGACCGGCGGTACGCGATGGGCCTGTACCGGCGGGCGGCGGCACCGGTGTGCTTCACCGTGTCCACGCTGGTCGCCAACGCCCTCTGGCTCGGGTCGCCCTTCGAGGACCACATACCGAACCGTCACATCCTGTACGAGTCGATGCGGCTGCTGCCGCCTTCGTGGAACCTCCTGCGCGTGGCGTCACCGGAGTTCGCGGCCCTCGACGACCGGATCGGCGCGGGCGACGACGTCCTGCTGCTGCCGCTGCTCAGCCACCGCGATCCGCGGCTGTGGGACGCGCCGGACGCGTTCCGGCCCGAGCGCTGGGCGGCCCTCGACGCCGACGACCAGCCCGGCTACCTGCCCTTCGGGCACGCGAACGAGCGGTGCTGGGGGCGGCACATGGTCATGCCGCTGGCCGAACGGCTGCTGGACCTGGTGCGGGAACAGGGCCTGGCGGTGAGCCCGGAGCAGAAGTCCGCCGAGGTGCCGCTGGCCGGGCTGCTCGGGGTGTCGCGGGTGTCGGTCGTACGGCGCTGA
- a CDS encoding pyridoxal phosphate-dependent aminotransferase, with protein sequence MPRHDVLRSLFDDARVRPDLLRRRSPVRWGAVPSDVIPLTAAEPDFPGPRVVRDAVVEAVADGYFPYAAPEGSEELRETFAEVAEARHGIGNHPDRVVPAPGTAAALWGVVRLLCGEGDECIVLDPVDLLFGQAVDAVGARRVYCPVDKNTGQLDTDRLASLVNARTALICLCNPHNPLGTVFDEATLRAVEEIAAAHRVPILSDEVWNEIVYPPGKHISMARLDTGNSRRIYTVTGLSKTFALPGLRMGFVIAPTPGAADALRLAFQRLGAAYSMTPCTQAGALAALRHGWPWRDAFLEHLRDMRDYCVERLNAIPGFSCGRPDGTYVLFPDVSALGLSSRAMGEFLLAKARVAVVPGTAEWFGPAAEGNIRISYATSRAVLEEALHRIAGAVAELVPGGPAGLQATGAPQRA encoded by the coding sequence GTGCCGCGACACGACGTGCTCCGTTCGCTGTTCGACGACGCGCGGGTCCGCCCGGATCTGCTGCGGCGACGCTCGCCCGTCCGCTGGGGCGCGGTCCCGTCCGACGTCATTCCGCTGACGGCGGCCGAGCCGGATTTCCCGGGGCCCCGAGTGGTCCGGGACGCGGTGGTCGAGGCGGTCGCCGACGGCTATTTCCCCTATGCGGCACCCGAGGGGTCCGAGGAACTCCGGGAAACCTTCGCGGAAGTGGCCGAGGCCCGCCACGGAATCGGAAATCACCCCGATCGCGTGGTGCCGGCCCCCGGCACGGCGGCGGCATTGTGGGGCGTGGTCCGCCTGCTCTGCGGAGAGGGTGACGAATGCATCGTGCTGGACCCGGTGGACCTGCTGTTCGGCCAGGCTGTCGATGCCGTGGGGGCCCGGCGCGTCTACTGCCCGGTGGACAAGAACACCGGGCAACTGGACACGGACCGGCTCGCCTCACTGGTGAATGCGCGCACCGCGCTGATCTGCCTGTGCAATCCGCACAATCCCTTGGGCACGGTCTTCGACGAGGCGACGCTCCGGGCGGTGGAGGAGATAGCCGCCGCCCACCGTGTCCCGATACTTTCCGACGAGGTGTGGAACGAAATCGTGTACCCGCCCGGGAAGCACATCAGCATGGCGCGCCTGGACACCGGGAACAGCCGGCGCATCTACACGGTGACCGGTCTTTCCAAGACGTTCGCGCTCCCAGGGCTGCGCATGGGCTTTGTCATCGCCCCGACCCCGGGGGCCGCGGACGCTTTGCGGCTCGCCTTCCAGCGTCTGGGCGCCGCGTACAGCATGACGCCCTGCACCCAGGCCGGTGCCCTGGCCGCCCTGCGCCACGGCTGGCCCTGGCGCGACGCATTCCTGGAACACCTGCGGGACATGCGGGATTACTGTGTGGAACGGCTGAATGCGATACCGGGCTTCTCCTGCGGTCGCCCGGACGGTACGTACGTCCTGTTCCCCGATGTGTCGGCGCTCGGGCTGAGCAGCCGGGCGATGGGCGAATTCCTGCTGGCGAAAGCGCGGGTGGCCGTGGTGCCCGGCACGGCCGAGTGGTTCGGCCCGGCCGCCGAGGGCAATATCCGTATCAGTTACGCCACGTCGCGGGCCGTGCTGGAAGAGGCGCTGCACCGCATAGCGGGCGCCGTCGCAGAACTCGTACCCGGTGGCCCGGCCGGGCTCCAGGCCACCGGGGCGCCGCAGCGGGCGTGA
- a CDS encoding MFS transporter has translation MSDVQWFTTAYTLPFAVLLITGGRLGDIAGRRRVFVGGVTGFLFASVACALAPGTSALIAFRVAQGAAAALVIPQTIGLIKAMFAGAELARALGAIGPVMGLAAVCGPVLGGFLTHADLFGSSWRAAFLVNVPLSLLVLALAPKLVDHRAPRRPTLDLTGTLPAMAGVGLIVHPLIGADLAALSGWNWASIGAGLMLMAVFVRHQRGAVAAGRSPLVEPSLFAHRGFPAALVASASFFAVTNGLMMVIVLQLQLGLHVGVLAAGLTLAPWSAGLALASWAAGARLVPRFGHRTMPLGLAVLLAGALAAIAVYRTADPTAYPAPLLPALAVVGLGVGLFTPAFFTVALRPLRPQEIGSAAGLLNAVQQLGATLGVAVLGSVYLHAAGPGGAAASLHAVQLAFWAAVALTVVSLVAAGMMTGGPEAGTVR, from the coding sequence GTGTCCGACGTCCAGTGGTTCACGACGGCCTACACCCTGCCGTTCGCGGTGCTGCTGATCACCGGTGGGCGCCTGGGCGACATCGCCGGGCGGCGTCGGGTGTTCGTCGGCGGCGTCACCGGCTTCCTGTTTGCGTCCGTCGCCTGCGCCCTGGCGCCCGGCACCAGCGCGCTGATCGCCTTCCGTGTGGCGCAGGGGGCCGCGGCGGCCCTGGTCATTCCGCAGACCATCGGCCTGATCAAAGCGATGTTCGCCGGTGCGGAACTGGCCCGCGCCCTGGGCGCCATCGGCCCGGTGATGGGGCTCGCCGCCGTCTGCGGGCCGGTGCTCGGCGGCTTCCTCACCCACGCCGACCTGTTCGGCTCGTCCTGGCGGGCGGCGTTCCTGGTGAACGTCCCCCTGTCGCTGCTCGTCCTCGCCCTGGCACCCAAGCTGGTGGACCACCGCGCCCCGCGGCGCCCCACCCTCGATCTGACGGGCACCCTGCCGGCCATGGCGGGCGTCGGGCTCATCGTCCATCCGCTGATCGGGGCCGACCTCGCCGCACTGTCCGGGTGGAACTGGGCCTCCATCGGGGCCGGGCTGATGCTGATGGCCGTCTTCGTACGTCACCAGCGCGGCGCCGTCGCCGCCGGGCGCAGCCCGCTGGTGGAGCCGAGCCTATTTGCACACCGCGGTTTCCCGGCCGCGCTGGTGGCCTCGGCCTCGTTCTTCGCGGTGACCAACGGCCTGATGATGGTGATCGTGCTCCAGCTCCAACTGGGCTTGCACGTGGGCGTATTGGCGGCAGGGCTCACACTGGCACCGTGGTCGGCCGGTCTGGCCTTGGCGTCCTGGGCGGCCGGTGCCCGCCTCGTCCCGCGCTTCGGGCACCGGACGATGCCGCTCGGGCTCGCCGTGCTCCTGGCCGGCGCGCTGGCCGCCATCGCCGTGTACCGCACCGCGGACCCGACGGCCTACCCCGCACCACTGCTTCCTGCACTCGCGGTCGTCGGCCTGGGAGTCGGCCTCTTCACCCCGGCGTTCTTCACCGTCGCGCTACGGCCGTTGCGGCCGCAGGAAATCGGCTCGGCCGCCGGGCTGCTGAACGCGGTCCAGCAGCTGGGCGCGACCCTAGGCGTGGCGGTTCTCGGCAGTGTCTACCTCCACGCCGCCGGGCCCGGCGGCGCCGCGGCCTCGCTGCACGCCGTGCAGCTCGCGTTCTGGGCCGCCGTGGCGCTGACGGTGGTCAGCCTGGTGGCGGCCGGGATGATGACCGGCGGGCCGGAGGCGGGAACGGTTCGCTGA
- a CDS encoding tryptorubin family RiPP precursor yields the protein MKLINSLKKKMKAEKSLKAYAWYIWY from the coding sequence ATGAAGCTCATCAACTCCCTCAAGAAGAAGATGAAGGCGGAGAAGAGCCTGAAGGCCTACGCCTGGTACATCTGGTACTGA
- a CDS encoding tryptophan dimethylallyltransferase family protein has protein sequence MDYGVSTLRRLLGSSGLNVEQGARVLRRMLSPWGERRIGTRPNWRSDVCADGSPIEFSAAFSRERTQIRVLVEAVPDRLSTSAAQKSALGLTRGLTEEFGAVDDRLAAVHDLFLPDGGPAGFAMMHAVVFSPDGDPEFKVYLNPDADRRMTAVERTREALDRLGFGKAWNAISEYARRGFDLDRIVYLGLDLVDGPQSRVKVYFRHYDIPPAELDARMRISLQHEPGFLEDFCQALTGNGGEARPQPLVSNLTFTAVGEHTPVSATLYVPLWVHAESDRTIRDRISSVMARMGLPAGRYRALLSQVARRPLAGGRGIHTYASARMQHGRPRMTTYWSPELYDRYPPARYQRG, from the coding sequence ATGGACTACGGAGTTTCCACCCTCAGGCGGCTGCTCGGCAGCTCGGGCCTGAACGTCGAGCAGGGCGCGAGGGTTTTGCGCAGGATGCTCTCACCGTGGGGAGAGCGGCGGATAGGGACACGGCCCAACTGGCGTTCCGATGTCTGCGCCGACGGTTCGCCGATCGAGTTCTCCGCCGCCTTTTCGCGCGAGCGCACCCAGATACGGGTGCTCGTGGAGGCCGTACCGGACCGGCTGAGCACATCGGCCGCACAGAAATCGGCACTCGGCCTCACCCGCGGGCTGACCGAGGAATTCGGCGCCGTCGACGACCGTCTCGCGGCGGTCCACGACCTGTTCCTGCCGGACGGCGGCCCGGCCGGATTCGCGATGATGCACGCCGTCGTCTTCTCGCCGGACGGCGACCCCGAGTTCAAGGTCTATCTGAACCCGGACGCCGACCGGCGCATGACCGCCGTCGAACGGACCCGCGAGGCACTGGACCGCCTGGGATTCGGCAAGGCGTGGAACGCGATCAGCGAATACGCCCGCCGGGGATTCGACCTCGACAGGATCGTCTACCTGGGCCTCGATCTGGTGGACGGCCCCCAGTCGCGCGTGAAGGTGTACTTCCGCCATTACGACATTCCCCCGGCCGAACTGGACGCCCGCATGCGGATATCGCTCCAGCACGAGCCCGGTTTCCTGGAGGACTTCTGCCAGGCGCTGACCGGAAACGGCGGCGAGGCGCGGCCCCAGCCGCTCGTCAGCAACCTGACCTTCACGGCGGTCGGCGAGCACACACCGGTGTCCGCCACGCTGTACGTCCCGCTGTGGGTGCACGCGGAGAGCGACCGGACCATACGGGACCGCATCAGCTCCGTCATGGCCCGTATGGGCCTGCCCGCCGGCCGTTACCGGGCGCTGCTGAGCCAGGTGGCGCGGCGCCCGCTGGCAGGTGGCCGCGGCATCCACACGTACGCGTCGGCGCGGATGCAGCACGGCCGCCCTCGTATGACCACGTACTGGTCCCCGGAACTCTACGACCGGTATCCGCCCGCCCGTTACCAGCGGGGGTGA
- a CDS encoding cytochrome P450 produces the protein MTFPFPEQPGTTWAATPPPECPAHARPGAADGLARLFGPEAAADPMGLYERLRARHGAVAPVLLDGDLPAWLVLGYREILEVAGTPARFSRDSRNWRWFREGRVPPDSPLLPMIAWQPVCLFLDGEERNRLRLAVTDSLDRFNRRGIRRHITRFTHQLVDGFIERGEADLAEEFCEHLPMLVLTQLLGMPDEYGPRLVAASRDMVAGTATSVASNAFIVDTLMELVRSKHTTRGHDITSWLIDHSSRLTDEEVWNHLRVVLIAANETTVNLLKSTLRMVLTDPRCHASLAGGQMTLPDVVEQVLWSEPPLMTIPGRWAAVDTEVGGQKIEAGDMLLLSLAAGNHDPAVRPDPSIPLHGNRSHLAFSSGPQECPGQNIGRAIADTGIDTLMARLPDVRLRIPEEELRWTSGWMTRHLTSLPVTFSASRPAHSGATAGTAFERPPGTTPHDGSLPAAEPPATPPPGPPPAAPVPRGRTSWWAALKAWLRG, from the coding sequence GTGACTTTCCCTTTTCCCGAACAGCCCGGCACCACGTGGGCCGCCACGCCGCCTCCGGAGTGCCCGGCACACGCCCGGCCCGGCGCCGCCGACGGGCTGGCGCGGCTCTTCGGCCCCGAGGCGGCCGCCGACCCCATGGGCCTGTACGAGCGCCTGCGCGCCCGGCACGGGGCCGTCGCGCCCGTCCTGCTGGACGGCGACCTGCCCGCCTGGCTCGTCCTCGGCTACCGAGAGATCCTGGAGGTCGCCGGTACGCCCGCCCGTTTCAGCCGCGATTCGCGCAACTGGCGCTGGTTCAGGGAGGGGCGGGTCCCGCCGGACTCGCCGCTGCTCCCGATGATCGCCTGGCAGCCGGTGTGCCTGTTCCTGGACGGGGAGGAGCGCAACCGGCTGCGCCTGGCCGTCACCGACAGCCTGGACCGCTTCAACCGCCGGGGCATCCGGCGGCACATCACCCGCTTCACCCACCAGCTGGTGGACGGCTTCATCGAGCGCGGGGAGGCGGACCTGGCCGAGGAGTTCTGCGAACACCTGCCCATGCTCGTGCTGACCCAGCTCCTGGGCATGCCGGACGAGTACGGGCCCCGGCTGGTCGCGGCCAGCCGGGACATGGTGGCGGGCACCGCGACCTCGGTGGCCAGCAACGCGTTCATCGTGGACACCCTCATGGAGCTGGTACGGAGCAAGCACACCACCCGCGGGCACGACATCACGTCCTGGCTGATCGACCACTCCTCCCGGCTGACCGACGAGGAGGTGTGGAACCACCTGCGGGTCGTCCTGATCGCCGCGAACGAGACCACCGTCAACCTCCTCAAGAGCACGCTGCGGATGGTGCTGACCGACCCCCGGTGCCACGCGTCGCTGGCCGGCGGGCAGATGACGCTGCCCGACGTGGTGGAGCAGGTGCTGTGGAGCGAACCGCCGCTGATGACCATCCCCGGCCGCTGGGCCGCGGTGGACACGGAGGTCGGCGGCCAGAAGATCGAGGCGGGGGACATGCTGCTGCTCAGCCTGGCCGCCGGGAACCACGATCCGGCCGTCCGGCCGGACCCGTCGATCCCGCTGCACGGCAACCGCTCGCACCTCGCCTTCAGCAGCGGCCCGCAGGAGTGCCCCGGCCAGAACATCGGCCGCGCCATCGCCGACACCGGCATCGACACGCTGATGGCACGGCTGCCCGACGTACGGCTGCGCATCCCCGAGGAGGAGCTGCGCTGGACGTCGGGCTGGATGACGCGCCATCTGACCAGCCTTCCGGTGACGTTCAGCGCCTCCCGGCCCGCGCACTCCGGCGCGACCGCCGGTACGGCCTTCGAACGCCCGCCGGGCACCACCCCGCACGACGGCTCCCTGCCCGCGGCCGAGCCCCCGGCCACGCCCCCGCCCGGCCCGCCTCCGGCGGCTCCCGTGCCCAGGGGGCGTACGTCCTGGTGGGCCGCGTTGAAGGCTTGGCTGCGCGGCTGA
- a CDS encoding DUF2637 domain-containing protein, with product MNDIPRVPVPPGTGRHRLPRQSTEEAVSFPGGAGVPFAHDLPLVREIIDDGWDAAVVQELGPEMAELWDTAEQPAVPDGPDPLFPPGGAVYWPGEPAYLHAEAVHPPAEPAYPHAEAGYPHAEAGYPYAETAYPHAESAHRPAAPTVPAAPGPQAAEARAMPGAGRVAWTWRRLLSASSVLLTAVIGIAVSALGAVASYPPLRAIADGVAPSDVAALWPLLIYGPWVVATLSILRARVHRRRTLHSWAVVIFFAAVAMMLCIARVHPSPSGIAVAGLPPLTVLLCFHQFVRQLDLAGAPQPAARHAQSSRGQHRHRSGG from the coding sequence GTGAACGACATCCCGCGGGTCCCCGTGCCTCCCGGTACCGGCCGGCACCGGCTGCCACGTCAGAGCACGGAGGAGGCCGTCTCCTTCCCCGGCGGCGCGGGCGTGCCGTTCGCGCACGACCTGCCCCTGGTGCGGGAGATCATCGACGACGGGTGGGACGCCGCCGTCGTACAAGAACTCGGTCCCGAGATGGCGGAGTTGTGGGACACGGCCGAGCAGCCCGCCGTGCCCGACGGCCCGGATCCCCTGTTCCCGCCCGGCGGGGCCGTGTACTGGCCCGGCGAACCCGCGTACCTGCACGCCGAGGCCGTCCACCCGCCTGCCGAACCCGCGTACCCGCACGCGGAGGCCGGCTACCCGCACGCGGAGGCCGGCTACCCGTACGCCGAGACGGCCTACCCGCACGCCGAGTCCGCCCACCGGCCCGCCGCGCCCACCGTGCCCGCCGCCCCCGGCCCGCAGGCCGCCGAAGCGCGCGCGATGCCCGGCGCCGGACGCGTCGCCTGGACCTGGCGGCGGCTGCTCAGCGCGTCGTCCGTGCTGCTGACAGCGGTGATCGGGATCGCCGTCTCCGCGCTGGGCGCGGTGGCGTCCTACCCGCCGCTGCGCGCCATCGCGGACGGCGTGGCCCCGTCGGACGTAGCGGCGCTGTGGCCGCTGCTGATCTACGGCCCCTGGGTGGTGGCCACCCTGTCCATCCTCCGCGCCCGCGTCCACCGGCGCCGCACCCTGCACTCCTGGGCCGTCGTCATCTTCTTCGCCGCCGTCGCCATGATGCTGTGCATCGCCCGCGTCCACCCCTCGCCGTCCGGCATCGCCGTGGCGGGCCTGCCGCCGCTGACCGTCCTGCTCTGCTTCCACCAGTTCGTACGCCAACTCGACCTCGCCGGCGCCCCCCAGCCCGCGGCCCGGCACGCGCAGAGCAGCCGGGGGCAGCACCGGCACCGGTCCGGCGGATGA
- a CDS encoding ATP-binding protein produces MARADSPPGRPGPAATAPWLLPPALLAICTAVAVSLLPPVARAHAAWIGVLATAAVAVAAAEAARRGRAIDALRKQYAEREAFLQRLLAEQETETVRLAKETLPEALARLQQGTSIEDVLRTTGPVSRVSPRFETAHHAVVRYILQTVDAEEDLRDSARRAFVNIARRVQAIVHQQALELRELEDKHGQDPDVFHDLLHLDHRTALIGRLADSIAVLGGARPGRQWQKDIPLFNVLRGAMSRITDYQRVDLHSVADVGILGRAAEPLIHAVAELLDNATRYSPPQTRVHLTATEVQTGVAVEIEDAGLGLTDEARIRAERSLAQHATSGLDLDDLGESPRLGLAVVGRLSHTNHFTVSLRVSAYGGVRVVLVVPPELITVTPAPGGAIAKAPSLPPPRYPGGPRHRATAAADESVPAHAPRTTNGLPQRRRRTTRPLFPSAGPRQAAPSATEPRTPAPPAGLWMSAFLDGASGATPDEPPAHGPEGQGDTEREQ; encoded by the coding sequence ATGGCTCGTGCTGATTCGCCACCCGGGAGGCCGGGGCCGGCCGCCACCGCACCGTGGCTGCTGCCACCCGCCCTGCTGGCCATATGTACGGCCGTGGCCGTGTCGTTGCTGCCGCCGGTGGCCCGCGCCCACGCCGCCTGGATCGGCGTCCTGGCGACCGCGGCCGTCGCCGTCGCGGCCGCCGAGGCGGCCCGCCGGGGCCGCGCGATCGACGCGCTGCGCAAGCAGTACGCCGAACGAGAGGCATTCCTGCAACGGCTGCTCGCCGAGCAGGAGACCGAGACGGTCCGGCTGGCCAAGGAGACCCTGCCCGAGGCCCTGGCCAGGCTCCAGCAGGGCACGTCCATCGAGGACGTGCTGCGCACCACCGGACCGGTGTCCCGGGTCAGCCCCCGGTTCGAGACCGCGCACCACGCGGTGGTGCGCTACATCCTCCAGACCGTCGACGCGGAGGAGGACCTGCGCGACTCCGCCCGCCGGGCCTTCGTCAACATCGCCCGGCGCGTGCAGGCCATCGTGCACCAACAGGCCCTGGAACTGCGCGAGCTGGAGGACAAGCACGGGCAGGACCCGGACGTCTTCCACGACCTGCTGCACCTGGACCACCGGACCGCGCTGATCGGCCGGCTGGCGGACAGCATCGCCGTCCTCGGCGGCGCCCGCCCGGGGCGGCAGTGGCAGAAGGACATCCCGCTGTTCAACGTGTTGCGCGGGGCCATGTCCCGGATCACCGACTACCAGCGCGTCGATCTGCACTCGGTGGCCGACGTCGGCATCCTCGGCCGCGCGGCCGAACCGCTGATCCACGCCGTGGCCGAGCTCCTGGACAACGCCACGCGCTACTCACCACCGCAGACCCGGGTCCACCTGACCGCCACCGAGGTCCAGACCGGGGTGGCCGTCGAGATCGAGGACGCCGGACTCGGCCTGACCGACGAGGCCCGGATCCGCGCCGAACGGTCCCTGGCGCAGCACGCCACCAGCGGACTCGACCTGGACGACCTGGGCGAGTCGCCACGGCTCGGCCTGGCGGTGGTCGGCCGGCTGTCCCACACCAACCACTTCACCGTGTCGCTGCGCGTGTCCGCGTACGGCGGCGTGCGCGTCGTCCTGGTCGTACCGCCCGAACTGATCACCGTGACCCCGGCACCCGGCGGGGCCATCGCCAAGGCGCCCAGCCTGCCGCCGCCCCGCTACCCCGGCGGCCCCAGGCACCGCGCCACGGCGGCCGCCGACGAGTCGGTGCCCGCCCACGCCCCGCGCACCACCAACGGGCTCCCGCAGCGCAGGCGGCGCACCACCCGCCCCCTGTTCCCGTCGGCGGGGCCGCGGCAGGCCGCCCCCTCCGCCACCGAACCCCGCACCCCGGCCCCGCCGGCCGGGCTGTGGATGTCCGCCTTCCTCGACGGTGCCTCCGGAGCGACCCCGGACGAGCCCCCGGCACACGGTCCCGAGGGCCAGGGCGACACGGAGCGCGAACAGTGA
- a CDS encoding GTP-binding protein, translating into MDYRISEPVVGPRGEDVLPASVSTAVKVVIVGGFGVGKTTLVGSVSEIRPLTTEEIMTQAGAGVDDIAGVERKSETTVAMDFGRITLNDRLVLYVFGTPGQQRFWFLWNGLFEGALGAVVLVDTRRLEDSFDVMGRLEERGVPFIVAVNAFPDAPSYPVSELRQALDIPTEVPVIDCDARERGSSRDGLLTLMRYLHTLTTTTPEPR; encoded by the coding sequence ATGGACTACAGAATCTCTGAACCCGTCGTGGGCCCGCGGGGCGAGGACGTCCTGCCGGCGTCGGTCAGCACGGCGGTGAAGGTGGTGATCGTCGGCGGCTTCGGCGTCGGCAAGACCACCCTGGTCGGCTCGGTCAGCGAGATCAGACCGCTCACCACCGAGGAGATCATGACGCAGGCCGGGGCCGGCGTGGACGACATCGCCGGTGTCGAGCGCAAGAGCGAGACCACCGTGGCGATGGACTTCGGCCGGATCACCCTCAACGACCGGCTGGTCCTGTACGTCTTCGGCACCCCGGGCCAGCAGCGCTTCTGGTTCCTGTGGAACGGGCTCTTCGAAGGCGCGCTGGGCGCCGTGGTCCTCGTCGACACCCGGCGGCTGGAGGACAGCTTCGATGTGATGGGCCGCCTGGAGGAGCGCGGCGTGCCCTTCATCGTCGCCGTCAACGCCTTCCCGGACGCCCCCTCGTACCCGGTCTCCGAGCTCCGGCAGGCCCTGGACATCCCCACCGAGGTGCCGGTGATCGACTGCGACGCCCGCGAACGCGGCTCCAGCCGCGACGGTCTGCTGACCCTCATGCGCTATCTGCACACCCTCACCACCACGACTCCGGAGCCACGGTGA
- a CDS encoding DUF742 domain-containing protein, which translates to MSDPEQKKGRAWEEGGPERLYVLTSGRKPAGRQTPLDMVTLIVSRGEAGPGMQPELAAIVRICDYPLSVAEVSAYLHLPVSVVTVLLTELLASGHVEARASVPAKSLPDIELLEAVMHGLQNL; encoded by the coding sequence ATGAGCGACCCGGAGCAGAAGAAGGGACGGGCCTGGGAAGAGGGCGGGCCCGAACGGCTCTACGTCCTCACGTCCGGCCGCAAACCGGCCGGACGGCAGACCCCCCTCGACATGGTCACGTTGATCGTTAGCCGCGGCGAGGCCGGTCCCGGCATGCAGCCGGAGCTTGCCGCCATCGTCCGCATCTGCGACTACCCGCTGTCCGTCGCCGAGGTCTCCGCGTACCTCCACCTGCCGGTCAGCGTGGTCACCGTACTGCTGACGGAACTTCTGGCGAGCGGCCACGTCGAGGCCCGGGCGTCGGTGCCGGCCAAGTCGCTGCCCGACATCGAACTCTTGGAGGCGGTGATGCATGGACTACAGAATCTCTGA
- a CDS encoding roadblock/LC7 domain-containing protein, translated as MSEQVATQQRLNMDWMLEELASSVPQTRNVVVLSSDGLCMAQCGTDTDTADRLAAACAGLQSLSAAIAAEFPHRDGRMKLVVVEVDGGFFYLMAAGAGAYLAVLADDDVDAGLMGQRMRDLVARIGQHLSSPPRSDRQIP; from the coding sequence ATGAGTGAGCAAGTGGCCACACAGCAGCGGCTCAACATGGACTGGATGCTGGAGGAGTTGGCGTCCAGCGTCCCGCAGACCCGCAACGTCGTGGTGCTGTCCTCGGACGGCCTGTGCATGGCGCAGTGCGGTACGGACACCGACACCGCCGACCGCCTCGCCGCCGCGTGCGCCGGGCTGCAGAGCCTGTCGGCGGCCATCGCCGCCGAGTTCCCGCACCGCGACGGCCGGATGAAACTCGTCGTCGTCGAGGTCGACGGCGGCTTCTTCTACCTGATGGCGGCCGGCGCCGGAGCGTATCTGGCGGTGCTGGCCGACGACGACGTGGACGCCGGCCTGATGGGGCAGCGGATGCGCGACCTGGTCGCCCGGATCGGCCAGCATCTCTCCAGTCCGCCGCGGTCCGACCGGCAGATCCCATGA